The Plasmodium reichenowi strain SY57 chromosome Unknown, whole genome shotgun sequence sequence tttttttatccaTTTTACGTTTGtagaataataattcatcTCCTTCAATAATATAACCATCTGCTTTACCACATTGACCTGGTCTGCTACTAATACATGCCAAGACTCTTCCTTGTTTAAATTGTTCAAGTAATAAAGGATCAATAGTTTTGGATTTAcctatttttttaataacaCCATATGTTTTTGTGGT is a genomic window containing:
- a CDS encoding 40S ribosomal protein S8e, putative; its protein translation is KKKEKKEEDNKEENKPEVQNNEEAAKDETTKTYGVIKKIGKSKTIDPLLLEQFKQGRVLACISSRPGQCGKADGYIIEGDELLFYKRKMDKKKRN